A stretch of DNA from Nitrospira sp. KM1:
TAGCCGTTCCTTCTCCGATGCCAGGTCGGCGTCCACCATCATCGCGACCAACTCTTCAAAACGGACCTTCGGTTGCCAGCCAAGCTTCCGCTTCGCCTTATCGGCATCGCCGATCAACAAATCCACTTCCGTCGGGCGATAATATTTCTGATCGATCTTCACATACTTTTTCCAGTCGAGCTCCAATCGGGCGAATGCCAATTCGAGCATCTCACGGACGGTATGCGTTTCTCCCGTGGCAATGACATAATCTTCCGGCTCGTCGGCCTGCAACATCATCCACATCGCCTGCACATAGTCCCCGGCAAATCCCCAGTCCCGCTTCGCCTCTAGATTGCCAAGAAATAATTCCTGTTGCATACCCAACTTGATGCGCGCCGCCGCCTTCGTAATTTTTCTCGTCACAAAGGTTTCACCGCGCCGTGGTGACTCGTGATTAAAGAGGATGCCATTGCACGCAAACATATCGTAGGCTTCTCGGTAATTGACCGTGATCCAATAGGAATACACTTTCGCCGCGCCATATGGACTGCGCGGGTAAAACGGCGTTGTTTCCCGCTGCGGAACTTCCAGGACCTTGCCGTACATTTCGCTTGAAGAGGCCTGATAGAACCTTGGCTTCAGACCCGATTCGCGAATGGCTTCAAGCAGGCGTACGGTCCCCAGACCCGTGATTTCACCGGTGTACTCTGGAATATCAAAGCTGACGCGAACATGGCTCTGGGCGCCGAGGTTATAGATCTCGTCGGGGTGAACCATCCGAAGAATGCGGTTCAGCGAGCTGGCGTCGTTCAAGTCACCGTAGATCAGACTGAGACGGCGGTGAGGAACATGCGGGTCCTCGTAGATGGGATCGATGCGGCCCGTGTTAAATGAACTGGATCGTCTGATAATGCCATACACTTCATAGCCATGAGCGAGGAGAAATTCTGATAGATACGACCCATCCTGCCCGGTGATGCCGGTAATGAGTGCTTTTTTCACGATGACTCCTGGTTAATTCGGGAATTATCGAACGAACGATCAGAAAGTCCAGATTTGACGGAGTCTTCCACGATACAGAAGTGCACCGTGACGAAAAGCAGGCCAAGACATGAAACGGAAGCTATGGAAGCGGTCACAGGACTCAAACGGATTCGCCCACTTCAAGACCGCCTTCACTAGGACTATTCGGCACGGTCTTATTTTCTGGCTTCGATTCCTCTTCCCAATACAGCAGGCGATGACAATACGGACAGGTGTGAAGATCTTGAGACCGTTTTACTTCGGCGACGAGTTGTGGCGGAATTTGGAGGCGACATCCGGAGCACATGCCGCTTAAGATCGCGGCAAGCGCCTGATCCTTCCTGGCGTTCTTTAACTTTCTATACCGGTCAAGGAGCGTGCGTTCTACCCGCGCCGCGCGTTCACGCTGCTCTGATTCAAGCGCCTCCAACTCAAGCGACAACTTCCTGTCGAGTTCGTCCAGAACCTGCTTCTCGCCTAGAAATGTTTTTTCGACGATCGACACCTTTTCTTTGGCATTTTGAACGGTTTGCTGGAGTTGCTCAATCTTCTCCATGCAGGACAGGACTTTGTCCTCGATTTCAGACTTCTTCTTATTGGCCATCTGCAATTCGAAGAGATGCGCTTGGTACTCCTTGTTCGTCTTGATTTCAGAGAGCCGCGCGCGCATTTTGTCGTTATGCGCATCTTGCGCCTCGACATCTCGCTCGAGTGCCCGTCGTTCCTTCACCACGGCGTCCATGGAGGCTGTATTGTCTTGAAATATCTGCTGGGCTTCGCGAAGAGGAGCCTCGAGCGAATGGAGTCGTTCCGGGATCTTCCGACGTTGATCGTGGATCTCGACAATCCGAAGATCCAACTTTTGCAGTTCGATGAGAGGAGAGAGATGTTGGTTCAATGCACTCCTATGCTTACTTCGTTGCGGAGAGCCCCACGAGACGGCTCGTCGCCGCCCCACGCCCATCCGCTGGTGGGCCCACTAGGACTTGAACCTAGGACCAGCTGATTATGAGTCAGCCGCTCTAACCACCTGAGCTATGGGCCCGGATGGTCCAGCTCATCGCTAATTTTAGGCCTCACTCGTGATGGAGTCAAACGGTGACGCCCGATGGCTCATAAGCTTTCGACGAAACTCCGAAGCTTTTTACTGCGGCTTGGATGCCGAAGCTTGCGAAGCGCTTTGGCTTCGATCTGCCGTATTCGTTCTCTCGTGACTTCGAAATCCTGCCCGACTTCTTCCAAGGTATGGTCGGTGGCTTCACCGATCCCGAAACGCTTGCGAAGCACTTTTTCTTCGCGTGGCGTCAACGTTTCGAGTGCACTATTGATTTGACGTTGCAGATCGTACCGAATGGCGGCTTCGAGAGGAGAAATCGCCTTCTTGTCTTCGATGAAATCCCCCAGATGACTGTCTTCCTCTTCACCGATCGGTGTTTCGAGAGAAATCGGCTCACGCGCGATCTTCAAGATTTTTCGAACCTTGTCGAGCGGAAGATCCATGCGCTCGGCAATTTCCTCCGGGGTCGGCTCGCGACCGAGCTTCTGCACCAGATGCCGGGACGTACGGATGAGCTTGTTGATGGTCTCGATCATGTGTACGGGAATGCGGATCGTCCGTGCTTGGTCTGCGATCGCGCGCGTAATGGCCTGTCTGATCCACCACGTCGCGTACGTGCTGAATTTATACCCGCGCTTGTATTCGAATTTGTCTACCGCCTTCATTAACCCGATATTGCCTTCCTGAATGAGATCGAGAAATTGGAGTCCACGGTTCGTATATTTCTTGGCGATACTGACCACCAGCCGAAGATTCGCCTCCACCAACTCCGCCTTGCCCCGTTTGACCTTTTCCTCCGCCACGTCCAAATGCTTGACCGCATCCTTGACTTCCTCGCCCGAGACCAGCGCTTCTTCCGTTTCCAACTGGCGGATTTTTGATTTAGCCGCCTGATAGATCTTCTTGATGTCCTGAAGCGTCTCTTCCGACACATTCGCTCGCCGCTTGACCGCCAGAAAATCCTTTCGATCCCGGCAAAGCTTGCGCAGGAGTTCGGCGCCGGCCTCACCGGCGACACCGAGCCGCCGCTGGCTGCTGACGATCTCCCTCTCAGCGGTGCGAATTTGAATGGCCATTTCCCGCACGCGCTGGACCATACGGTCCTTCAGCACTCCGTGGAGATTGACCGCCTCCATCTTGTCGACCACCTGCTCCCGAATGGCATCGATTTGTTTCTTGATTTTCTTAAGCTTGGCCGGATCCTTTCCAGCTTGGCGAGATTTTTCGTACAGACCTTTTAATGAGGTCGAGACCTTCCTGACGGTATTCAACCCTTCCAACGTTTTTACGCGCAGCTCTTCATAATCCTTTTCAACTTCTTCTTCCTCGAAGTCTTCTTCGGTCTCAACGATCGGCACGATCTCGCGCACGTCGATCTTACCGTTTTTCAGTTGGTCACGGAGCGACAGGATGAACTCGATGGTCATGGGCATGCCGTAGATGACAAACGCAATGTCCCGTTTGCCCTCTTCAATACGCTTGGCGATCTCGATTTCACCTTCGCGACTCAATAAGGCGACACTGCCCATTTCCTTCAGATAGAGGCGAACGGGGTCATCGGTGCGGCTGAGCGCCCCTGGCGTCAAATCGATCTCCTTCTCGTTCTCTTCGCCGCCATCCGCCTCTTCGCTCTCGTCCGCCGCCTCCTCCCGATCCCGGCCTTTCTGTTGCCGCTCACCCCCTTCCGGGGCATCGACAATTTCTATGTCCATTTCACCGAACATGGTCATGATGCTGCCAAATTGTTCAGACGACACCACTTCAGCGGGCAATGTGCTGTTCAATTCATCGTAGGTCAAAAAGCCCTTCTCTTTTCCGATCGAGATAAGCTTCTTCACTTCGACGAGCAATTCTTGTTTCGCCATACTTACTCCTTGACCAAAGACAATACGCCGGTCCCGGGTCGGCCTGCCTTCTTGGACCGTAACTCGTTGATTTGTGAATTCAAGGCGTGGACGTCCTCGAGTCGGCCGTCACGCTCGGCTGCCTTGAGCTGTGAGATCAATGTCCGCATGAACTCTTCAGTACGTTTGCGATCGAGGGTGTCAAGACAGTCCTGGACATGCGTACGTACATCGTCGAAATGTTCGTCGCGCATGGAAAGCTCTGAAGCGGCCTGTCCGCACACCGGATCATCAATGGCCATCGACAACAGTTGTTGAACGCTGACTCGCCCGTCTTGATCCAGACATGTCAATGCCCGCTCAACCAGTGCGCGGCACACATCGATGGAAAACGCCTCAGGCTTTAGGCGTGCCACATCGGTCGCGTTCAATTGTCCATGAAGAAGGAAGTAGACGAGGTCTCGCTCTTCAGGTGCACCTTTGTACGAAGGCATTGGGCGGTCGACCACCGTGCGGTCACGTTGCCGGCGATCTTCTTTACTACCAACCAACGCCGGATACCGTTCGATCAACCGTCCCTGGTTGATTCCCAGCCGTTCCGCCACAATCCTCATGCGCTCTTCTCGTTCTATGGGGTGCTCGCTCTTTTGGATAATCTTCAGAATATCATCGACGGCACGGATCCGGCCTTCGACTGAACCGCTCTCTGCTTTCTGAAGATTATGTTCGAGCGCAAAATCCAGAAGGCTGGGAGCATGTCGCTCCAACTCTGTGAATGCCTGCGGCCCTTGTTTCCGGACGAACGTATCCGGATCTTCGCCGGCTGGTAACGTGACGACTTTGACTCCCATTCCACTGTTGACGAAGAGATCAAGTCCTCGTAACGCCGCCCGTACGCCGGCGTCGTCGGGATCGAACAACAGCACGACATTCGAGGCAAAGCGTCGCAAGACCTGAATATGTTCCGCGGTCAATGCCGTGCCTAACGTGGCTACTGTCTGTGTCAGTCCTGCCTGGTGAAGAGCTATGGCGTCAAAATAACCTTCCACGACAATGACGGTCTTGGTTCGCGCGATGGCCTCGCGGGCGATATCCAATGCAAAGAGGGTTTGGCCCTTCTTAAAAAGAGGAGTATCAGGAGAGTTCAGGTACTTCGGCGTACCCTCTCCTATCACGCGTCCACCAAAACCAACCACGCGTTTCCGCAGATCCGTGATTGTGAACATGACCCGGCCTCGGAAGCGATCATAAAACCCTGGACCGCTTTCGCGGGCGATGATAAGACCTGCGGACGCAAGGTCGGAATGAGAAAATCCCTCCTTGGTCAAACTCTTGAGCAGCCCATCCCATTCATTCGGCGCCGCCCCCAGGCCAAACGCTTCGATGGCCGATTGAGTCATCCCGCGCTGATCGAGATAGTCTCTCGCCTCACACACCCCCTGCTCCTCACGGAGTCTCCGCTGAAACCACTTCGATGCCGCAACATTCACCTGCTCAATTCGAGCCGTTTGAGCAGCCTGCGGGCCTGCATGACCGGTGGACTCCACTTGGATCCCCACCTTCTGGCCCAATTCCCTGACGATTTCCGGAAAAGCGTTGCCGGTTATTCTCGTCAAGAATGTAAATACGTTTCCTCCCGCTCCGCACCCGAAACAATGGAAAATCTGTCTGGATGGACTGACAGTAAAGGAGGGAGATTTTTCCTGATGAAAAGGACAGAGCCCCTTCAGATTCTGCCCGGCTCTCGTCAAACTGACGTGTTGCCCGACTACCTCCGTGATGTCGATCCGGTCCCTGATTTGATTGATGATGTCCTCGGAAATCAGGCCTCGGCCCACGGGAGTCGCGGCTCCTGTTCCCCCTTCACGCAAGGGGGACTGACTTAATGCAAGTGAAAGGAAAATTGAAGGTTTAAGGTACCAGACGGGACAGAAACCTGTCAATGTTACCTATATGCTCATTCAATGTAAAGGGCCGGAGACCGTCCATAAATATACACATGACGCGGTAACAATTATCCAGGAGGCCATGACATATGCCGGCCTCCAAGGATATGGACGTGCATGTGGAATACCGTTTGCCCTCCATCTCGACCCGTATTTGTCACCAGGCGGTACCCGGCTGCGTCGAGGCCTTTCTGGGTTGCGACCTTCGTACTGGCAAGAAAGACGTGCGCAAGCAACGATTGATCATGGGCACTCATTTCTTGGACCGAACTCAAGTGACGTTTCGGAATCACCAACACGTGCACCGGAGCCTGCGGATTGATGTCGTCGAATGCCAACGTATGGTCATCCTCATAGACGATTTTCGCTTGAATCTCCTTCCCGACAATCCTGCAGAATAGACAATCGCTCATGCGTTGCTCCTACGGCTGTTTCTCCGGTCTCAATCCGGATGACCCGAATCGACGTCCCAATTCATCGTAGATGTCCTTGAGCGCAATATCATGATACCCCAATACCATGAGGGTATGAAAAAAGAGATCGGCCACCTCGTATATGATTTCTTCGCGCTTGCCGCCTTTAGCCGCGATGAGAACTTCGCCTGCCTCTTCAGCCACCTTCTTCAGAATCTTGTCGTGACCTCCTTCGAATAACTTCGTCGTATACGACCCCGGCTGAGGATGTGTCCGACGCGAACTGATGATCCTCAACACCCCTTCGAGTATCCCTCCGAACGCCTCATCCGACTGCTGCAGAGCCGCGGCATTCGGCGCTTCCATTTTCGTAAAAAAACACGCCCGTGCTCCGGTGTGACACGTCGGTCCCATCTGTTGAGCCTTCACCAACACGGTGTCCCGATCGCAGTCGATGAAGACCTGCTTCACGGAGAGCTTGTGTCCGGAGGTTTCCCCCTTTTCCCATAGTCGCTTCCGCGATCGGCTCCAAAAATGGACGGACTTTGAAGACAGCGTCTTCTGGATCGCCTCTTCGTTCATATATCCCAACATGAGCACGGTCCCGTCCAACCAGTCTTGGATGACGGCGGGAAGCAATCCCTTCTCGTCGAACTGTATCGTGTTGCCTATCGCGTCCTGCTGCATCTCTTCACGCTGTCTTTTCCAATTCAGATTCCAGCCTGACTGCGACCCCTCGTTCATGCAGGAAATTCTTGACCTCTCGAATCGTAAAGGTCCGAAAATGAAAAATGGATGCGGCGAGCACGGCATCCGCATTCCCTTTCACAAATCCATCATACAGATGTTCCAGAGTCCCCACGCCGCCGGAGGCAA
This window harbors:
- a CDS encoding histidine triad nucleotide-binding protein, encoding MSDCLFCRIVGKEIQAKIVYEDDHTLAFDDINPQAPVHVLVIPKRHLSSVQEMSAHDQSLLAHVFLASTKVATQKGLDAAGYRLVTNTGRDGGQTVFHMHVHILGGRHMSWPPG
- the hisIE gene encoding bifunctional phosphoribosyl-AMP cyclohydrolase/phosphoribosyl-ATP diphosphatase HisIE, whose translation is MNEGSQSGWNLNWKRQREEMQQDAIGNTIQFDEKGLLPAVIQDWLDGTVLMLGYMNEEAIQKTLSSKSVHFWSRSRKRLWEKGETSGHKLSVKQVFIDCDRDTVLVKAQQMGPTCHTGARACFFTKMEAPNAAALQQSDEAFGGILEGVLRIISSRRTHPQPGSYTTKLFEGGHDKILKKVAEEAGEVLIAAKGGKREEIIYEVADLFFHTLMVLGYHDIALKDIYDELGRRFGSSGLRPEKQP
- the dnaG gene encoding DNA primase; its protein translation is MGRGLISEDIINQIRDRIDITEVVGQHVSLTRAGQNLKGLCPFHQEKSPSFTVSPSRQIFHCFGCGAGGNVFTFLTRITGNAFPEIVRELGQKVGIQVESTGHAGPQAAQTARIEQVNVAASKWFQRRLREEQGVCEARDYLDQRGMTQSAIEAFGLGAAPNEWDGLLKSLTKEGFSHSDLASAGLIIARESGPGFYDRFRGRVMFTITDLRKRVVGFGGRVIGEGTPKYLNSPDTPLFKKGQTLFALDIAREAIARTKTVIVVEGYFDAIALHQAGLTQTVATLGTALTAEHIQVLRRFASNVVLLFDPDDAGVRAALRGLDLFVNSGMGVKVVTLPAGEDPDTFVRKQGPQAFTELERHAPSLLDFALEHNLQKAESGSVEGRIRAVDDILKIIQKSEHPIEREERMRIVAERLGINQGRLIERYPALVGSKEDRRQRDRTVVDRPMPSYKGAPEERDLVYFLLHGQLNATDVARLKPEAFSIDVCRALVERALTCLDQDGRVSVQQLLSMAIDDPVCGQAASELSMRDEHFDDVRTHVQDCLDTLDRKRTEEFMRTLISQLKAAERDGRLEDVHALNSQINELRSKKAGRPGTGVLSLVKE
- the rpoD gene encoding RNA polymerase sigma factor RpoD, which gives rise to MAKQELLVEVKKLISIGKEKGFLTYDELNSTLPAEVVSSEQFGSIMTMFGEMDIEIVDAPEGGERQQKGRDREEAADESEEADGGEENEKEIDLTPGALSRTDDPVRLYLKEMGSVALLSREGEIEIAKRIEEGKRDIAFVIYGMPMTIEFILSLRDQLKNGKIDVREIVPIVETEEDFEEEEVEKDYEELRVKTLEGLNTVRKVSTSLKGLYEKSRQAGKDPAKLKKIKKQIDAIREQVVDKMEAVNLHGVLKDRMVQRVREMAIQIRTAEREIVSSQRRLGVAGEAGAELLRKLCRDRKDFLAVKRRANVSEETLQDIKKIYQAAKSKIRQLETEEALVSGEEVKDAVKHLDVAEEKVKRGKAELVEANLRLVVSIAKKYTNRGLQFLDLIQEGNIGLMKAVDKFEYKRGYKFSTYATWWIRQAITRAIADQARTIRIPVHMIETINKLIRTSRHLVQKLGREPTPEEIAERMDLPLDKVRKILKIAREPISLETPIGEEEDSHLGDFIEDKKAISPLEAAIRYDLQRQINSALETLTPREEKVLRKRFGIGEATDHTLEEVGQDFEVTRERIRQIEAKALRKLRHPSRSKKLRSFVESL
- the gmd gene encoding GDP-mannose 4,6-dehydratase, producing MKKALITGITGQDGSYLSEFLLAHGYEVYGIIRRSSSFNTGRIDPIYEDPHVPHRRLSLIYGDLNDASSLNRILRMVHPDEIYNLGAQSHVRVSFDIPEYTGEITGLGTVRLLEAIRESGLKPRFYQASSSEMYGKVLEVPQRETTPFYPRSPYGAAKVYSYWITVNYREAYDMFACNGILFNHESPRRGETFVTRKITKAAARIKLGMQQELFLGNLEAKRDWGFAGDYVQAMWMMLQADEPEDYVIATGETHTVREMLELAFARLELDWKKYVKIDQKYYRPTEVDLLIGDADKAKRKLGWQPKVRFEELVAMMVDADLASEKERLEGVRATGGR
- a CDS encoding zinc ribbon domain-containing protein gives rise to the protein MNQHLSPLIELQKLDLRIVEIHDQRRKIPERLHSLEAPLREAQQIFQDNTASMDAVVKERRALERDVEAQDAHNDKMRARLSEIKTNKEYQAHLFELQMANKKKSEIEDKVLSCMEKIEQLQQTVQNAKEKVSIVEKTFLGEKQVLDELDRKLSLELEALESEQRERAARVERTLLDRYRKLKNARKDQALAAILSGMCSGCRLQIPPQLVAEVKRSQDLHTCPYCHRLLYWEEESKPENKTVPNSPSEGGLEVGESV